One region of Trichosurus vulpecula isolate mTriVul1 chromosome 1, mTriVul1.pri, whole genome shotgun sequence genomic DNA includes:
- the CCIN gene encoding calicin gives MKLEFTEKNYNNFVLQNLNKQRKRKEYWDMALNVDDHVFFAHRNVLAAVSPLVKSLISSNDMKTTDELFITIDSNYLSPSSVEQLMDYFYSGKVVISEQNVEELLRGAQYFNTPRLRIHCTDFLLKSIKRNNSLRYLFLAELFELKEVSDCAYAAIRDNFHYWASHEGSTHFMQCPPVIFGRLLRDENLHVQNEDQALSSLLHWVNFKKEEREKYFKKFLSYINLNGVSNKTLLFASNKVGAMENNSAPLALIENILLDRKQEKPCRLLNFQRKGALLDAVVILGGQKAQGKFNDSVFAYIIEEDIWLKLTEMPYKAAALSATSVGKYIYISGGTTEQISGLKTAWRYDMDENSWTKLPDLPMGLVFHTMVTCGGVVYSVGGSVAPRRYVSNIYRYDERKETWSLVGKMSIPMDGTAVITKGNRNMYIVTGRCLVKGFISRVGVVDCFDTSTGEVVQCITFPIEFNHRPLLSFQQDNILKVHSHRQSVEINLQKIKASKTANCVPLLPNNCALDVSHAVCLIGDNKVFVCGGVISTNDTHNKDYTINKNAYLLDQKAGEWKTITPPPEALDCPACCMVKLPCKILRKIDNI, from the coding sequence ATGAAACTGGAATTCACAGAAAAAAACTATAACAACTTTGTCCTTCAGAACCTCAACaagcagagaaagaggaaggagtatTGGGACATGGCCCTGAATGTGGACGATCACGTCTTCTTTGCCCATCGCAACGTGCTCGCTGCAGTCTCACCCCTGGTGAAAAGCCTCATCTCCAGCAATGACATGAAGACCACCGATGAGCTCTTCATCACCATCGACTCAAACTACCTGAGCCCTTCTTCTGTGGAGCAACTCATGGACTACTTCTATAGCGGGAAGGTGGTGATTTCTGAACAGAACGTGGAGGAGCTGTTGAGGGGAGCCCAGTACTTCAACACACCCCGACTAAGGATTCACTGCACTGACTTCCTGCTAAAATCCATCAAAAGAAACAACTCCCTTCGCTATCTATTCTTGGCCGAGCTCTTTGAGTTGAAAGAGGTTTCTGACTGTGCCTATGCTGCCATTCGGGATAACTTTCACTACTGGGCCAGCCATGAAGGGTCAACCCACTTCATGCAATGCCCCCCTGTAATCTTTGGCAGACTGCTTCGGGATGAGAATCTGCATGTGCAGAACGAGGACCAGGCCCTTAGCTCACTCCTACATTGGGTAAATTTCAAAAAGGAAGAGCGGGAGAAATATTTCAAGAAGTTCCTCTCCTACATCAACCTCAACGGAGTCTCCAACAAAACACTCCTATTTGCCAGCAACAAAGTGGGAGCAATGGAGAACAACAGCGCCCCCTTGGCCCTGATAGAGAACATCTTGTTGGACCGAAAGCAGGAGAAACCGTGCAGGCTGCTGAATTTCCAAAGGAAAGGAGCCCTGTTGGATGCTGTAGTGATTCTAGGGGGTCAGAAAGCCCAGGGAAAATTCAATGACTCTGTGTTTGCTTATATTATCGAGGAGGATATTTGGCTGAAACTCACTGAGATGCCATACAAAGCAGCTGCTCTCAGTGCAACTTCTGTGGGTAAGTACATTTACATTTCTGGTGGAACCACGGAGCAGATTTCAGGCCTGAAAACTGCCTGGAGGTATGACATGGATGAGAACTCCTGGACCAAACTGCCTGACCTACCCATGgggttagtctttcacaccatgGTGACCTGCGGGGGAGTTGTGTACTCTGTGGGAGGGAGCGTCGCTCCAAGGAGATACGTTTCCAACATCTACAGGTACGATGAGAGGAAGGAAACCTGGAGTCTGGTGGGGAAGATGAGCATCCCAATGGATGGAACAGCAGTGATCACCAAGGGAAACAGAAACATGTACATAGTGACAGGGAGGTGTCTGGTGAAGGGATTCATTTCTCGAGTAGGGGTGGTAGATTGCTTTGACACTAGCACTGGGGAAGTTGTGCAGTGCATCACCTTCCCAATTGAGTTCAACCACAGGCCTCTCCTGTCTTTCCAGCAGGATAACATCCTGAAGGTGCACAGCCACAGGCAGAGTGTAGAAATTAACTTGCAGAAGATTAAAGCCAGTAAGACTGCCAACTGTGTGCCCTTGCTGCCCAACAACTGTGCCTTGGACGTTTCACATGCAGTGTGTCTGATTGGTGACAACAAGGTGTTTGTATGCGGAGGTGTCATTTCTACGAATGACACACATAATAAAGATTACACTATCAATAAAAATGCCTACCTGTTAGACCAGAAGGCAGGGGAATGGAAGACTATCACTCCACCACCAGAAGCCCTGGACTGTCCAGCATGTTGTATGGTCAAGCTGCCTTGCAAGATTCTTCGAAAGATTGACAATATTTAA